A single genomic interval of halophilic archaeon DL31 harbors:
- a CDS encoding hypothetical protein (KEGG: nph:NP4684A hypothetical protein), which produces MTTDTLQITYGQRDELREAGRERLECALDGETDAVEQDDLFVLDFESYADVAKLMRTSNYWKLSSGRNRRASARQHAQSVGTTKRFTGT; this is translated from the coding sequence ATGACCACTGACACGCTACAAATCACGTACGGACAGCGTGATGAACTTCGCGAGGCGGGCCGTGAGCGGCTCGAGTGCGCGCTCGATGGAGAGACCGACGCCGTCGAGCAAGACGACCTGTTCGTTCTGGACTTCGAGAGCTACGCCGACGTCGCGAAGCTGATGCGAACCTCGAACTACTGGAAGCTATCGTCGGGGAGGAACCGGCGAGCATCAGCGAGGCAGCACGCGCAGTCGGTCGGGACTACAAAGAGGTTCACCGGAACCTGA
- a CDS encoding hypothetical protein (KEGG: nph:NP4682A hypothetical protein) — MHEVIEDVEVREGVRVVRRRVIRTDDPQYPSGFRYSRHYGCVDGRGTILRYDNENETVGRHERHDADGVARIEFPGMMELRERFLNEIEDSP; from the coding sequence GTGCATGAGGTCATCGAGGATGTCGAAGTACGAGAGGGAGTCCGAGTGGTGCGACGACGCGTCATTCGGACGGATGACCCCCAGTACCCGAGCGGGTTTCGGTATTCGCGCCACTACGGCTGCGTCGACGGCCGCGGCACAATCTTGCGCTACGACAACGAGAACGAAACTGTCGGACGCCACGAACGCCACGATGCCGACGGCGTCGCCCGCATCGAGTTCCCCGGAATGATGGAGCTCCGGGAGCGGTTCCTGAACGAAATCGAGGATTCACCATGA
- a CDS encoding glycosyl transferase family 2 (PFAM: Glycosyl transferase, family 2~KEGG: hvo:HVO_1517 glycosyltransferase AlgJ) — MPDRDHVTVLLPTYDEAATIGDCVDSFQEAGFDDILVMDGGSTDGTQEIATEHGARVEVQSDSGKGQAVREAVREHIDRVYVLMADGDGTYLPEEADRMLKPLDEGYEHVIGDRFGNMEAGAMTQLNQVGNKLTNWLFTRIHGEPFEDLLSGYRAFTRESFEQFTLSADGFGIETEMAVECAKRDIPTAVVPITYLQRPSGSNTNLHPIKDGGIIFLELFRRAKTSNPLFYFGSVGFGSGLFGVLLALYVTVEWFVYGIPHQVIAVGSAGATLLGVQLLMFGVLSDLLLSLHREQLDRIELLAEEHSGDD; from the coding sequence ATGCCCGACCGCGACCACGTCACCGTCCTCCTCCCCACCTACGATGAGGCCGCCACTATCGGCGATTGCGTCGACAGCTTTCAGGAGGCAGGGTTCGACGACATCCTCGTGATGGACGGTGGGTCGACCGACGGCACCCAAGAAATCGCGACGGAGCACGGCGCCCGTGTCGAGGTCCAGTCGGACTCGGGAAAGGGCCAAGCCGTCCGCGAAGCGGTTCGGGAACACATCGACCGGGTGTACGTCCTGATGGCCGATGGCGACGGTACGTACCTCCCCGAGGAGGCCGACCGCATGCTCAAACCCTTGGACGAGGGCTACGAGCACGTCATCGGCGACCGCTTCGGGAACATGGAGGCGGGGGCGATGACCCAGCTCAATCAGGTCGGCAACAAGCTGACCAACTGGTTGTTCACCCGAATCCACGGCGAACCGTTCGAGGACCTCCTCAGCGGCTACCGCGCGTTCACCCGCGAGTCGTTCGAGCAGTTCACCCTCTCGGCCGACGGCTTCGGCATCGAGACGGAGATGGCGGTGGAGTGCGCAAAGCGGGATATCCCCACGGCAGTCGTCCCCATCACGTATCTCCAGCGGCCGTCAGGCTCGAACACCAATCTTCACCCCATCAAGGACGGCGGCATCATCTTCCTCGAGTTGTTCCGGCGAGCCAAGACCAGCAACCCGTTGTTCTACTTCGGGAGTGTCGGCTTCGGCTCAGGGCTGTTCGGCGTGCTACTCGCGCTCTACGTCACGGTGGAGTGGTTCGTATACGGCATCCCACACCAGGTCATTGCCGTGGGCAGTGCGGGGGCGACTCTCCTTGGCGTGCAGCTCCTGATGTTCGGCGTGCTCTCTGACCTCCTGCTCTCGCTGCATCGGGAGCAACTCGACCGTATCGAGTTACTTGCAGAAGAGCACAGCGGCGACGACTAA
- a CDS encoding putative transcriptional regulator, CopG family (KEGG: hmu:Hmuk_2644 putative transcriptional regulator, CopG family) yields MTDYTTVSIPTELADRVDETIEGTSFSSTSDLVRFLLRSIVIKHQQRGELTEAEFDEIAEQLENLGYLE; encoded by the coding sequence ATGACCGATTACACCACTGTCTCCATCCCGACGGAGCTCGCCGACCGGGTCGACGAGACCATCGAGGGAACCAGTTTCTCCAGCACCAGCGACCTCGTACGATTCCTGCTGCGCAGCATCGTCATCAAACACCAGCAGCGCGGCGAACTCACCGAGGCGGAGTTTGACGAGATAGCCGAGCAGCTTGAGAATCTGGGCTATCTGGAGTAG
- a CDS encoding TrkA-C domain protein (PFAM: Regulator of K+ conductance, C-terminal; Regulator of K+ conductance, N-terminal~KEGG: htu:Htur_1924 TrkA-C domain protein), with amino-acid sequence MRDLLSFNDLDPENLSQRQRLILVFFAGLTSIVLLFTSVYYWGMRTLEGNPRSIFQAFNTVIETMTTTGYGADSPWSSPLMNLFVAAMQISGVVIGFITLRVLVIPLFERTPINLDDQLSSKNDHVVVAEYRRDTELLLDELETLDVDYVLLESDAEEAKRLSDDGYQAIDGNPEDREDLERASIGNAAILITDAGDSTASIVLTALEANESLRVISFTASTRRKAALAEIGVDRSVAPHALIGQRLAEKATTPVSVERPTGDTSEGDEIVIREVLIRRENPYHGARIADSPIAGHPELTLVAGWFDGELRLSPAPDQRLTPNTVLVVAGPENVIDELRNEMQGVSGALRAAPARIVVAGMGEGGMAATEALPAATSVTTVDAAAATEPDIVGDVTEPETLEAAEIDEASALIVTMSDDATALLTVAMARSLAPTLEILVRVTDSEKAAPAFRAGADYVLSVQQLCARLVAAAVHGERIMDPVSQIRLVRADAAPFVGESLASTRAHRETGWTVVGLARNGSIYTDDGITIESDDEVFIAGSDSAIQKFERTVDRS; translated from the coding sequence ATGCGTGACCTCCTTTCGTTCAACGATCTCGACCCCGAAAACCTCAGCCAGCGCCAACGGCTGATCCTCGTCTTTTTCGCCGGCCTCACCTCAATTGTCCTCCTCTTCACCAGCGTCTACTACTGGGGGATGCGCACCCTCGAAGGGAACCCCCGGTCGATCTTCCAAGCGTTCAACACCGTCATCGAGACGATGACCACGACGGGCTACGGGGCGGACTCGCCGTGGTCGTCGCCGCTGATGAACCTGTTCGTGGCGGCGATGCAGATCTCCGGCGTCGTCATCGGCTTCATCACGCTGCGAGTCCTCGTCATCCCGCTGTTCGAGCGGACACCGATCAACCTCGACGACCAGCTATCCTCCAAAAACGACCATGTGGTCGTCGCGGAGTATCGCCGTGACACCGAACTGCTGCTCGACGAACTCGAAACACTCGACGTCGACTACGTCCTGCTGGAGTCCGACGCCGAGGAGGCCAAACGCCTCTCGGATGACGGCTACCAGGCCATCGACGGCAACCCGGAGGACCGCGAGGACCTCGAGCGCGCCAGCATCGGCAACGCTGCAATCCTCATCACCGACGCCGGCGACAGCACCGCGAGCATCGTCCTGACAGCGCTCGAAGCGAACGAGTCCCTCCGGGTCATCAGCTTCACGGCGTCGACGCGCCGCAAGGCCGCCCTCGCCGAGATCGGCGTCGACCGCAGCGTTGCCCCGCATGCCCTCATCGGACAGCGCCTGGCCGAGAAGGCGACGACGCCGGTCTCGGTCGAGCGCCCGACCGGCGACACCTCAGAGGGCGACGAGATCGTCATTCGGGAGGTGCTCATCCGTCGGGAGAACCCCTATCACGGCGCCAGGATCGCTGACTCCCCGATCGCTGGCCACCCCGAGCTGACGCTCGTCGCGGGCTGGTTCGATGGGGAGCTCCGGCTCTCCCCCGCCCCCGACCAGCGACTCACGCCCAACACTGTGCTCGTCGTCGCGGGCCCGGAGAACGTGATCGACGAACTCAGGAACGAGATGCAGGGGGTCAGCGGCGCCCTGCGTGCGGCGCCCGCCCGCATTGTCGTCGCCGGGATGGGCGAGGGTGGGATGGCGGCGACCGAGGCACTCCCGGCGGCCACGTCGGTGACAACGGTCGACGCGGCAGCAGCAACCGAGCCCGATATCGTCGGCGACGTGACGGAACCCGAGACGCTCGAGGCGGCCGAAATCGACGAAGCCTCGGCGCTGATCGTCACCATGAGCGACGACGCAACCGCGCTGCTCACCGTCGCGATGGCGCGGTCGCTCGCCCCCACCCTGGAGATTCTGGTTCGAGTCACGGATAGCGAGAAAGCCGCGCCGGCGTTCCGCGCGGGCGCTGACTACGTCCTCTCGGTCCAGCAGCTCTGTGCCCGCCTCGTCGCCGCTGCGGTCCACGGCGAGCGCATCATGGACCCGGTGAGCCAAATCCGACTCGTCCGCGCGGACGCGGCCCCATTCGTGGGCGAGTCGCTCGCAAGCACCCGAGCGCACCGAGAGACCGGCTGGACCGTGGTTGGACTGGCACGCAACGGCTCGATCTACACCGACGATGGGATCACCATCGAGTCGGACGACGAGGTGTTCATCGCCGGCAGCGACAGCGCGATCCAGAAGTTCGAGCGAACCGTCGACCGGTCCTAA
- a CDS encoding hypothetical protein (KEGG: hbo:Hbor_17220 hypothetical protein): MAARPPAGDGDDDTPETLAFGISALDARLSESELTFPATAAAVLDALEDPDIPYDTAGHTLALSEALAELQQTNFETETELKEALHPVYEEKRRSAGNSIVGQMRRLLPF, from the coding sequence ATGGCCGCGAGACCGCCCGCTGGCGACGGCGACGACGACACCCCGGAGACGCTGGCGTTCGGTATCTCCGCACTCGATGCACGGCTCTCTGAAAGCGAACTGACGTTCCCGGCAACCGCGGCGGCGGTCCTCGACGCGCTTGAGGACCCCGACATCCCCTACGACACGGCGGGCCACACGCTGGCGCTCTCCGAAGCGCTGGCGGAGCTCCAGCAGACGAACTTCGAAACCGAGACCGAACTCAAAGAGGCGCTGCATCCGGTTTACGAGGAGAAACGCCGCTCGGCGGGGAACAGCATTGTCGGGCAGATGCGCCGGCTGCTGCCGTTCTGA
- a CDS encoding protein of unknown function DUF21 (PFAM: Protein of unknown function DUF21; Cystathionine beta-synthase, core; Transporter-associated region~KEGG: hvo:HVO_A0049 magnesium and cobalt efflux protein CorC): MVDLLSLGGLLLAFFLVVMNGVFVAAEFAFVKIRPTRVNTLVEQGKAGSGLVQDAVKNLDGYLAVSQLGITLSSLGLGWIGEPAVAALIEPVLGELLPAGTIHIVAFTLGFGFITFLHVVFGELAPKTFAIQEAERVAILVAPLMKFFYYVFMPGIIVFNGTANYFTSLFGVSPASEGEETHSEAEIRMILSRSEETGEIDLDEMEMIESVFELGDTVAREVMVPRPDVETLPASMALAELRSVVANGEYTRYIVLDDDGEQPLGFVHAKDVLRASEEQAVDDAGTTAGELTRDVLVIPETRRIDKVLAEFQSHGGGQIAVVIDEWGVFEGIVTIEDILEEIVGEIRDEFDTRTQEPTIEHREDGAYVVDGGVPVHEVNERLETRIDLEDVETIGGFVFSRLGRVPKAGDEIEEQRYLFRVDAVDDSRIERLVIQPGEGRTQKEAREAEEAEEAREAEEAEEAEEAREAEEAEEAREAEEAREAEEAGEAGEEATGGKKKGSDAESDTADSDAE, encoded by the coding sequence ATGGTTGATCTGCTCTCGCTCGGCGGCCTGCTGCTCGCCTTCTTTCTCGTCGTGATGAACGGCGTGTTCGTGGCTGCGGAGTTCGCCTTCGTGAAGATCCGGCCGACGCGGGTGAACACCCTCGTCGAGCAAGGCAAAGCCGGTTCGGGGCTGGTCCAGGACGCCGTCAAAAACCTCGACGGCTATCTCGCGGTGAGCCAACTCGGCATTACGCTCTCCTCCCTGGGTCTAGGCTGGATCGGTGAGCCCGCGGTCGCGGCCCTCATCGAGCCCGTGCTCGGGGAGCTGCTCCCCGCTGGCACGATCCACATCGTCGCATTCACACTCGGCTTCGGCTTCATCACGTTCCTCCACGTCGTCTTCGGCGAGCTCGCGCCGAAGACGTTCGCCATCCAGGAGGCAGAACGCGTGGCAATCCTGGTGGCGCCGCTGATGAAGTTCTTCTACTACGTGTTCATGCCCGGCATCATCGTCTTCAACGGCACCGCGAACTACTTCACCAGCCTCTTCGGGGTCTCGCCGGCCTCGGAGGGCGAGGAGACCCACTCCGAAGCGGAGATCCGGATGATTCTCAGCCGCTCCGAGGAGACCGGCGAGATCGATCTCGACGAGATGGAGATGATCGAGAGCGTCTTCGAACTCGGGGACACCGTGGCGCGAGAGGTGATGGTGCCCCGACCCGACGTGGAGACCCTGCCGGCGTCGATGGCGCTAGCAGAGCTCCGCTCGGTCGTCGCAAACGGGGAGTATACCCGCTACATTGTTCTTGACGACGACGGCGAGCAGCCCCTCGGGTTCGTCCACGCGAAGGACGTGCTGCGGGCGAGTGAGGAGCAGGCGGTGGACGACGCTGGCACAACGGCCGGCGAACTCACCCGCGACGTGCTCGTGATCCCGGAGACCCGGCGTATCGATAAGGTGCTCGCCGAGTTCCAGAGCCACGGGGGCGGGCAGATCGCGGTCGTTATCGACGAGTGGGGCGTCTTCGAGGGGATCGTCACCATCGAGGACATCCTTGAGGAGATCGTTGGGGAGATCCGCGACGAGTTCGACACCAGAACCCAGGAGCCTACCATCGAACACCGGGAGGACGGCGCGTACGTCGTCGACGGCGGTGTGCCCGTCCATGAGGTGAACGAGCGACTCGAAACCAGGATCGACCTCGAGGACGTGGAGACAATCGGCGGGTTCGTGTTCAGTCGCCTCGGTCGCGTCCCCAAAGCCGGGGACGAAATCGAAGAGCAACGCTATCTGTTCCGGGTCGATGCGGTGGACGATTCCAGAATCGAACGGCTCGTGATCCAACCTGGCGAGGGACGAACGCAGAAGGAAGCGAGGGAAGCGGAGGAAGCGGAGGAAGCGAGGGAAGCGGAGGAAGCGGAGGAAGCGGAGGAAGCGAGGGAAGCGGAGGAAGCGGAGGAAGCGAGGGAAGCGGAGGAAGCGAGGGAAGCGGAGGAAGCGGGAGAAGCGGGAGAAGAGGCAACTGGGGGGAAAAAGAAAGGGTCGGATGCGGAGTCAGACACAGCCGACAGCGACGCCGAATAG
- a CDS encoding peptidase M48 Ste24p (PFAM: Peptidase M48, Ste24p~KEGG: hmu:Hmuk_0373 peptidase M48 Ste24p), which yields MRHLGLKLRMAIVGAILATFYLVGVGVAVALYGLQIWPIAVVGSVLLVVVQYKVGKWGALRSVGAEDLSEQQYPTIHRQVEQLSAEMGIEKPTLKIARMGVPNAFAVGRKGAGVVVISEELMQILDQDELKGVLAHELVHIANRDVVTMVIGQGIASIVGIAAQFIVLLSGDNDLADFFLAIVVGNIVQFLVMLFVLAISRYREYVADADAKAAIGGGDPLARALEKIQRGNETARDSAVDEQVSALCIFGSNSGLLQKLVSTHPPVEERIQRLRS from the coding sequence ATGCGACATCTCGGTCTCAAACTCCGGATGGCCATCGTCGGCGCCATCCTCGCGACGTTCTACCTCGTCGGCGTCGGCGTGGCGGTAGCACTATACGGCCTGCAAATCTGGCCGATCGCCGTCGTGGGCTCGGTCCTCCTCGTCGTCGTCCAGTATAAGGTCGGCAAGTGGGGCGCGCTCCGGAGCGTCGGCGCCGAGGATCTCTCCGAACAGCAGTATCCGACAATTCACCGTCAGGTGGAGCAGCTCTCCGCGGAGATGGGGATCGAGAAGCCCACGCTCAAGATCGCCCGCATGGGCGTGCCAAACGCGTTCGCCGTCGGCCGCAAGGGCGCCGGCGTCGTCGTCATCTCCGAGGAACTCATGCAGATCCTCGACCAGGACGAACTCAAGGGCGTCCTCGCTCACGAGCTCGTCCACATCGCCAACCGCGACGTGGTGACGATGGTCATCGGGCAGGGGATCGCCTCCATCGTCGGCATCGCGGCGCAGTTCATCGTCCTCCTTTCGGGGGATAACGACCTGGCGGACTTCTTCCTCGCCATCGTGGTGGGGAACATCGTTCAGTTTCTGGTCATGCTGTTCGTCCTCGCCATCTCGCGCTATCGCGAGTACGTCGCGGACGCGGACGCGAAGGCGGCCATCGGCGGCGGTGACCCGCTGGCCCGCGCCCTGGAGAAGATCCAGCGTGGCAACGAGACCGCTCGCGACTCCGCCGTCGACGAGCAGGTGAGCGCGCTCTGCATCTTCGGCAGCAACAGCGGGTTGCTCCAGAAGCTCGTCTCGACGCACCCGCCCGTCGAGGAGCGCATCCAGCGCCTCCGCTCGTAG
- a CDS encoding hypothetical protein (KEGG: hvo:HVO_A0044 hypothetical protein) — protein MADVRDLLAVGLGLLLGLVLLAAPRAAFHLSVAGGPQNRRGEYGADGDVPARYRWLIRALGLVCLVIAGVIGYQTFL, from the coding sequence ATGGCCGACGTCCGCGATCTGCTGGCAGTGGGACTTGGGCTCCTCCTCGGTCTCGTCCTGCTCGCGGCGCCACGGGCAGCGTTCCACCTCTCGGTGGCCGGCGGACCCCAGAACCGTCGTGGCGAGTACGGCGCCGACGGCGACGTTCCAGCGCGCTACCGATGGCTGATTCGCGCGCTCGGGCTCGTCTGTCTCGTGATAGCCGGCGTCATCGGCTATCAGACGTTTCTCTAG